The stretch of DNA TGGCTCCCCGCTATTAGATGCACGAATAACACTATCGTCATCAGCGACAATTCCAATAATATCAATTGCTAAAATAGAAACGATTTCGTCTACATCTAACATTTCGCCATTTTTTACCATATGGTTACGAATACGATTGATTACTAGTTTTGGAGGTTCGATACGGTCCTCTTTTTCTAGTAAACCGATAATTCGATCCGCATCACGAACAGAAGATATTTCTGGCGTTGTTACAACAATGGCACGGTCCGCTCCAGCGATAGCATTTTGGAATCCTTGTTCGATACCAGCTGGGCAATCAATAATAATATAATCATAGTCTTGCTTTAATTCGTCTATTAATTTTTTCATTTGCTCCGGTTTTACAGCAGTTTTATCACTAGTTTGGGCTGCTGGTAAAAGCTTTAAGCATTCAAAACGTTTATCTGTAATTAAGGCTTGATGTGTTTTGCATCGTCCTTCTACTACGTCTACTAAATCGTAAATAATGCGGTTTTCTAACCCCATGACTACGTCTAAATTACGTAATCCTATATCTGTATCGATTAAACATACTCTTTTTCCCGATAATGCTAGAGCTGTTCCAATATTTGCACTTGTCGTCGTTTTACCGACTCCACCTTTACCAGAAGTAATTACAATAGCCTCTCCCACTTGTTACATTCTCCTTTCAAGCCTTGTTAACATCGGTCTTAGATGCGAAAGCATTTGTAAGCGGTCAATGACAATATTCTTATCTAGAATATAGGCGCATTCCATCTCATTCGATCCTTCTAGCTGTTCCGATAAGTCTGGCGCGCGATTAATCGTATCACTAATGGAAAGCAGTGTTGGCTTCATAATACTTGCTGCTATGATGGCATCATCTTTTTCAGCTTGTCCAGCA from Sutcliffiella cohnii encodes:
- the minD gene encoding septum site-determining protein MinD; translation: MGEAIVITSGKGGVGKTTTSANIGTALALSGKRVCLIDTDIGLRNLDVVMGLENRIIYDLVDVVEGRCKTHQALITDKRFECLKLLPAAQTSDKTAVKPEQMKKLIDELKQDYDYIIIDCPAGIEQGFQNAIAGADRAIVVTTPEISSVRDADRIIGLLEKEDRIEPPKLVINRIRNHMVKNGEMLDVDEIVSILAIDIIGIVADDDSVIRASNSGEPIAMDPTSKASIAYRNIARRILGESVPLQSLEDDNRGVMFKLKKFFGVR